From a single Hippoglossus stenolepis isolate QCI-W04-F060 chromosome 2, HSTE1.2, whole genome shotgun sequence genomic region:
- the smcr8b gene encoding guanine nucleotide exchange protein smcr8b isoform X3 — protein sequence MIGSPDLLAFTGLEGFGEGDEDQGYAWPPEELSVPLLPPSHPWSCAALFHRDFILVAEFSEQVGPKPVLTIPDDPRVIGSFDLNHFSVRIMSVDYQASGPVHASHASPGPRLNFSEDSEVILGDSAEDAFAYVHHLTLYDLEARGMVRPFCMAYVCSDLAKLMENFAELSACFARASDSLKTGNRQAFSMELQRKLQELEYKRLTLLQQTKHLSTVNGFTEDAGQAADLESVERSILNHRDLLRQVTSYPNRKLKQPDFLPYDPADSLTDPTALLPTEQSPPTPSPCRSEHSLKPLQELCNDYFLSLTKEQLGDTERRLRGDRSVLRTVRVSRSLSRKLALTNFLFEYWSTENEEEEEKEVAELPRASQSGVRRTSSELMSLESFYSCVEEIPIKLEAGGTLTSDPSVVMEMAGSVSSSDSIEVLGTEKSYRTQHDVDGSDSRETPVMLMDPPFRRVPVDTGARRGRAYARRANSEDSIEVLSTTESIFPDDLTAITEEEAEQQPLSNGFDDEEEETLTERRPEEKILNVTGGGHEHGNSQFAQREEGDEDEPLKEITVGDGVEIKEEPVECWKKNQEREDESPEKTSNILQVHEAVEPMPNSSKVHQMFQWMDLHVNLAPPVAPAEADHWSPPRAPLRLPSIDEASDCASFTGSSDPPSPTQNIHINTRSDKRRRKAGLRALRFVKHNSFSHHAVFCLLSGRPLVVIGGDESLVRKLVDALSLFLPAPDRNAVTPCLTTPLQLTDLLTWRLIGIHRSPSSSSSSIIHSLSRYSRYLALLDLDQRTLRCPSYSGSLISRMADPHSGISRGVTYLLHLESCLTALVNQALLYTFRPASRRPNAAGGPDSTGGKEDLYTPRLCSSEQDVRVMNFLSELIKQRHAGRGPPVLRFSYSAVQLHRNTYTT from the exons ATGATCGGGTCACCGGACCTCCTCGCGTTCACCGGCCTCGAGGGCTTCGGGGAAGGGGACGAGGACCAGGGGTATGCGTGGCCGCCGGAGGAGCTCTCCGTCCCGCTGCTGCCTCCCTCACACCCCTGGAGCTGCGCCGCGCTCTTCCACAGGGACTTCATCCTGGTGGCGGAGTTCTCAGAGCAG gTGGGTCCAAAGCCCGTGCTGACGATACCAGACGACCCCAGAGTCATCGGCTCCTTTGACCTCAACCACTTCTCCGTCCGCATCATGTCCGTGGACTACCAGGCGTCCGGCCCCGTCCACGCCTCCCACGCCTCCCCCGGCCCCCGCCTCAACTTCAGCGAGGACTCCGAGGTGATCCTGGGAGACTCGGCCGAGGACGCCTTTGCGTATGTTCACCACCTGACCCTGTACGACCTGGAGGCTCGGGGCATGGTGCGTCCCTTCTGCATGGCCTACGTGTGCTCGGACCTGGCCAAGCTGATGGAGAACTTCGCCGAGCTGTCCGCGTGCTTCGCTCGGGCGTCTGACAGCCTCAAGACGGGGAACAGGCAGGCCTTCTCcatggagctgcagagaaaactgcAAGAGCTCGA GTACAAGAGGCTGACGCTGCTTCAGCAGACAAAACATCTGTCGACTGTAAACGGCTTCACAGAAGACGCAGGACAAGCCGCTGATCTTGAATCTGTGGAGCGTTCCATCTTAAACCACAGAGACCTCCTCCGCCAGGTCACATCCTACCCAAACAGGAAGCTCAAACAACCGGACTTCCTGCCCTACGACCCCGCCGACTCCCTCACTGATCCCACTGCTCTGCTGCCCACTGAGCAGAGCCCCCCCACGCCCAGCCCCTGCAGGTCGGAGCACAGCCTGAAGCCCCTGCAGGAGCTCTGCAACGACTACTTCCTCTCCTTGACAAAGGAGCAGCTGGGGGACACAGAGCGCCGCCTCCGAGGCGACAGGAGCGTCCTGCGAACTGTACGGGTCTCGCGTTCCTTGTCCAGGAAGCTCGCGCTCACCAACTTCCTGTTTGAATACTGGAGCACCGAgaacgaagaggaggaggagaaggaggtcgCTGAGCTGCCGAGGGCGAGTCAGAGCGGGGTCAGGCGGACCAGCTCTGAACTCATGAGCCTGGAGTCTTTCTACTCCTGCGTGGAGGAGATCCCCATCAAGCTGGAGGCCGGAGGGacgctgacctctgaccccagcgttgtcatggagatggcAGGAAGCGTGAGCAGCAGCGACAGCATTGAAGTGCTCGGCACAGAGAAATCGTATCGGACGCAGCATGACGTCGATGGATCCGACAGCAGAG AAACCCCGGTCATGCTGATGGACCCCCCCTTCAGACGAGTCCCGGTCGACACCGGTGCCAGACGCGGGCGGGCGTACGCCAGACGAGCCAACAGCGAGGACAGCATCGAGGTCCTGAGCACCACCGAGTCCATCTTCCCCGACGACCTCACCGccatcacagaggaggaggcggagcagCAGCCTCTGAGCAACGGCTtcgacgacgaggaggaggagacgctgaCAGAGCGCAGACCTGAGGAGAAGATCCTGAATGTGACCGGTGGAGGACATGAACATGGAAACAGTCAGTTTGctcagagagaggaaggtgatGAAGACGAGCCTCTAAAGGAAATAACTGTCGGTGATGGCGTCGAGATCAAAGAGGAGCCAGTCGAGTGCTGGAAGAAGAATCAAGAGCGTGAAGACGAGAGTCCTGAGAAAACGTCCAACATTCTGCAAG TCCATGAAGCAGTGGAGCCGATGCCCAACTCGTCCAAAGTCCATCAGATGTTCCAGTGGATGGACCTCCATGTGAACTTGGCCCCCCCCGTGGCCCCGGCGGAGGCTGACCATTGGTCCCCGCCCCGCGCTCCTCTCAGGCTGCCGAGCATCGACGAAGCGTCGGACTGCGCCAGCTTCACAGGCTCCTCAGACCCTCCCTCCCCCACTCAGAACATCCACATCAACACCCGCtcagacaagaggaggaggaaggccgGTCTCCGAGCCCTGAGGTTCGTCAAGCACAACTCCTTCTCCCATCACGCCGTGTTCTGCCTCTTGAGCGGCCGGCCGCTGGTGGTCATCGGAGGAGACGAGAGCCTGGTGAGGAAGCTGGTGGACGCTCTGAGTCTCTTCCTGCCGGCGCCTGACAGAAACGCCGTGACGCCGTGTCTGACCACGCCCCTTCAACTGACTGACCTGCTCACCTGGAGACTGATCGGAATACACAG atccccctccagctcctcgtccAGCATCATTCACTCCCTGAGCCGCTACAGTCGTTATCTGGCTCTGCTGGACCTGGACCAGAGGACGCTGCGCTGTCCGTCCTACTCCGGCTCCCTCATCAGCAGAATGGCCGATCCTCACAGTGGCATCAGCCGCGGCGTCACCTACCTGCTGCACCTGGAGAGCTGCCTGACCGCGCTGGTCAACCAGGCTCTGCTGTACACGTTCCGTCCTGCTTCACGCCGTCCGAACGCCGCGGGAGGGCCGGACAGTACCGGCGGAAAAGAGGATCTCTACACTCCAAGACTGTGCAGCAGTGAACAGGATGTGAGAGTGATGAACTTCCTGTCCGAGCTCATCAAACAGCGCCACGCAGGACGCGGACCCCCGGTTTTGAGATTCTCCTACAGCGCGGTGCAGCTTCACAGAAACACGTACACAACATGA
- the smcr8b gene encoding guanine nucleotide exchange protein smcr8b isoform X2, giving the protein MIGSPDLLAFTGLEGFGEGDEDQGYAWPPEELSVPLLPPSHPWSCAALFHRDFILVAEFSEQVGPKPVLTIPDDPRVIGSFDLNHFSVRIMSVDYQASGPVHASHASPGPRLNFSEDSEVILGDSAEDAFAYVHHLTLYDLEARGMVRPFCMAYVCSDLAKLMENFAELSACFARASDSLKTGNRQAFSMELQRKLQELEYKRLTLLQQTKHLSTVNGFTEDAGQAADLESVERSILNHRDLLRQVTSYPNRKLKQPDFLPYDPADSLTDPTALLPTEQSPPTPSPCRSEHSLKPLQELCNDYFLSLTKEQLGDTERRLRGDRSVLRTVRVSRSLSRKLALTNFLFEYWSTENEEEEEKEVAELPRASQSGVRRTSSELMSLESFYSCVEEIPIKLEAGGTLTSDPSVVMEMAGSVSSSDSIEVLGTEKSYRTQHDVDGSDSRAETPVMLMDPPFRRVPVDTGARRGRAYARRANSEDSIEVLSTTESIFPDDLTAITEEEAEQQPLSNGFDDEEEETLTERRPEEKILNVTGGGHEHGNSQFAQREEGDEDEPLKEITVGDGVEIKEEPVECWKKNQEREDESPEKTSNILQVHEAVEPMPNSSKVHQMFQWMDLHVNLAPPVAPAEADHWSPPRAPLRLPSIDEASDCASFTGSSDPPSPTQNIHINTRSDKRRRKAGLRALRFVKHNSFSHHAVFCLLSGRPLVVIGGDESLVRKLVDALSLFLPAPDRNAVTPCLTTPLQLTDLLTWRLIGIHRSPSSSSSSIIHSLSRYSRYLALLDLDQRTLRCPSYSGSLISRMADPHSGISRGVTYLLHLESCLTALVNQALLYTFRPASRRPNAAGGPDSTGGKEDLYTPRLCSSEQDVRVMNFLSELIKQRHAGRGPPVLRFSYSAVQLHRNTYTT; this is encoded by the exons ATGATCGGGTCACCGGACCTCCTCGCGTTCACCGGCCTCGAGGGCTTCGGGGAAGGGGACGAGGACCAGGGGTATGCGTGGCCGCCGGAGGAGCTCTCCGTCCCGCTGCTGCCTCCCTCACACCCCTGGAGCTGCGCCGCGCTCTTCCACAGGGACTTCATCCTGGTGGCGGAGTTCTCAGAGCAG gTGGGTCCAAAGCCCGTGCTGACGATACCAGACGACCCCAGAGTCATCGGCTCCTTTGACCTCAACCACTTCTCCGTCCGCATCATGTCCGTGGACTACCAGGCGTCCGGCCCCGTCCACGCCTCCCACGCCTCCCCCGGCCCCCGCCTCAACTTCAGCGAGGACTCCGAGGTGATCCTGGGAGACTCGGCCGAGGACGCCTTTGCGTATGTTCACCACCTGACCCTGTACGACCTGGAGGCTCGGGGCATGGTGCGTCCCTTCTGCATGGCCTACGTGTGCTCGGACCTGGCCAAGCTGATGGAGAACTTCGCCGAGCTGTCCGCGTGCTTCGCTCGGGCGTCTGACAGCCTCAAGACGGGGAACAGGCAGGCCTTCTCcatggagctgcagagaaaactgcAAGAGCTCGA GTACAAGAGGCTGACGCTGCTTCAGCAGACAAAACATCTGTCGACTGTAAACGGCTTCACAGAAGACGCAGGACAAGCCGCTGATCTTGAATCTGTGGAGCGTTCCATCTTAAACCACAGAGACCTCCTCCGCCAGGTCACATCCTACCCAAACAGGAAGCTCAAACAACCGGACTTCCTGCCCTACGACCCCGCCGACTCCCTCACTGATCCCACTGCTCTGCTGCCCACTGAGCAGAGCCCCCCCACGCCCAGCCCCTGCAGGTCGGAGCACAGCCTGAAGCCCCTGCAGGAGCTCTGCAACGACTACTTCCTCTCCTTGACAAAGGAGCAGCTGGGGGACACAGAGCGCCGCCTCCGAGGCGACAGGAGCGTCCTGCGAACTGTACGGGTCTCGCGTTCCTTGTCCAGGAAGCTCGCGCTCACCAACTTCCTGTTTGAATACTGGAGCACCGAgaacgaagaggaggaggagaaggaggtcgCTGAGCTGCCGAGGGCGAGTCAGAGCGGGGTCAGGCGGACCAGCTCTGAACTCATGAGCCTGGAGTCTTTCTACTCCTGCGTGGAGGAGATCCCCATCAAGCTGGAGGCCGGAGGGacgctgacctctgaccccagcgttgtcatggagatggcAGGAAGCGTGAGCAGCAGCGACAGCATTGAAGTGCTCGGCACAGAGAAATCGTATCGGACGCAGCATGACGTCGATGGATCCGACAGCAGAG CAGAAACCCCGGTCATGCTGATGGACCCCCCCTTCAGACGAGTCCCGGTCGACACCGGTGCCAGACGCGGGCGGGCGTACGCCAGACGAGCCAACAGCGAGGACAGCATCGAGGTCCTGAGCACCACCGAGTCCATCTTCCCCGACGACCTCACCGccatcacagaggaggaggcggagcagCAGCCTCTGAGCAACGGCTtcgacgacgaggaggaggagacgctgaCAGAGCGCAGACCTGAGGAGAAGATCCTGAATGTGACCGGTGGAGGACATGAACATGGAAACAGTCAGTTTGctcagagagaggaaggtgatGAAGACGAGCCTCTAAAGGAAATAACTGTCGGTGATGGCGTCGAGATCAAAGAGGAGCCAGTCGAGTGCTGGAAGAAGAATCAAGAGCGTGAAGACGAGAGTCCTGAGAAAACGTCCAACATTCTGCAAG TCCATGAAGCAGTGGAGCCGATGCCCAACTCGTCCAAAGTCCATCAGATGTTCCAGTGGATGGACCTCCATGTGAACTTGGCCCCCCCCGTGGCCCCGGCGGAGGCTGACCATTGGTCCCCGCCCCGCGCTCCTCTCAGGCTGCCGAGCATCGACGAAGCGTCGGACTGCGCCAGCTTCACAGGCTCCTCAGACCCTCCCTCCCCCACTCAGAACATCCACATCAACACCCGCtcagacaagaggaggaggaaggccgGTCTCCGAGCCCTGAGGTTCGTCAAGCACAACTCCTTCTCCCATCACGCCGTGTTCTGCCTCTTGAGCGGCCGGCCGCTGGTGGTCATCGGAGGAGACGAGAGCCTGGTGAGGAAGCTGGTGGACGCTCTGAGTCTCTTCCTGCCGGCGCCTGACAGAAACGCCGTGACGCCGTGTCTGACCACGCCCCTTCAACTGACTGACCTGCTCACCTGGAGACTGATCGGAATACACAG atccccctccagctcctcgtccAGCATCATTCACTCCCTGAGCCGCTACAGTCGTTATCTGGCTCTGCTGGACCTGGACCAGAGGACGCTGCGCTGTCCGTCCTACTCCGGCTCCCTCATCAGCAGAATGGCCGATCCTCACAGTGGCATCAGCCGCGGCGTCACCTACCTGCTGCACCTGGAGAGCTGCCTGACCGCGCTGGTCAACCAGGCTCTGCTGTACACGTTCCGTCCTGCTTCACGCCGTCCGAACGCCGCGGGAGGGCCGGACAGTACCGGCGGAAAAGAGGATCTCTACACTCCAAGACTGTGCAGCAGTGAACAGGATGTGAGAGTGATGAACTTCCTGTCCGAGCTCATCAAACAGCGCCACGCAGGACGCGGACCCCCGGTTTTGAGATTCTCCTACAGCGCGGTGCAGCTTCACAGAAACACGTACACAACATGA
- the smcr8b gene encoding guanine nucleotide exchange protein smcr8b isoform X1: MIGSPDLLAFTGLEGFGEGDEDQGYAWPPEELSVPLLPPSHPWSCAALFHRDFILVAEFSEQVGPKPVLTIPDDPRVIGSFDLNHFSVRIMSVDYQASGPVHASHASPGPRLNFSEDSEVILGDSAEDAFAYVHHLTLYDLEARGMVRPFCMAYVCSDLAKLMENFAELSACFARASDSLKTGNRQAFSMELQRKLQELEYKRLTLLQQTKHLSTVNGFTEDAGQAADLESVERSILNHRDLLRQVTSYPNRKLKQPDFLPYDPADSLTDPTALLPTEQSPPTPSPCRSEHSLKPLQELCNDYFLSLTKEQLGDTERRLRGDRSVLRTVRVSRSLSRKLALTNFLFEYWSTENEEEEEKEVAELPRASQSGVRRTSSELMSLESFYSCVEEIPIKLEAGGTLTSDPSVVMEMAGSVSSSDSIEVLGTEKSYRTQHDVDGSDSREAADSFLSSAETPVMLMDPPFRRVPVDTGARRGRAYARRANSEDSIEVLSTTESIFPDDLTAITEEEAEQQPLSNGFDDEEEETLTERRPEEKILNVTGGGHEHGNSQFAQREEGDEDEPLKEITVGDGVEIKEEPVECWKKNQEREDESPEKTSNILQVHEAVEPMPNSSKVHQMFQWMDLHVNLAPPVAPAEADHWSPPRAPLRLPSIDEASDCASFTGSSDPPSPTQNIHINTRSDKRRRKAGLRALRFVKHNSFSHHAVFCLLSGRPLVVIGGDESLVRKLVDALSLFLPAPDRNAVTPCLTTPLQLTDLLTWRLIGIHRSPSSSSSSIIHSLSRYSRYLALLDLDQRTLRCPSYSGSLISRMADPHSGISRGVTYLLHLESCLTALVNQALLYTFRPASRRPNAAGGPDSTGGKEDLYTPRLCSSEQDVRVMNFLSELIKQRHAGRGPPVLRFSYSAVQLHRNTYTT; encoded by the exons ATGATCGGGTCACCGGACCTCCTCGCGTTCACCGGCCTCGAGGGCTTCGGGGAAGGGGACGAGGACCAGGGGTATGCGTGGCCGCCGGAGGAGCTCTCCGTCCCGCTGCTGCCTCCCTCACACCCCTGGAGCTGCGCCGCGCTCTTCCACAGGGACTTCATCCTGGTGGCGGAGTTCTCAGAGCAG gTGGGTCCAAAGCCCGTGCTGACGATACCAGACGACCCCAGAGTCATCGGCTCCTTTGACCTCAACCACTTCTCCGTCCGCATCATGTCCGTGGACTACCAGGCGTCCGGCCCCGTCCACGCCTCCCACGCCTCCCCCGGCCCCCGCCTCAACTTCAGCGAGGACTCCGAGGTGATCCTGGGAGACTCGGCCGAGGACGCCTTTGCGTATGTTCACCACCTGACCCTGTACGACCTGGAGGCTCGGGGCATGGTGCGTCCCTTCTGCATGGCCTACGTGTGCTCGGACCTGGCCAAGCTGATGGAGAACTTCGCCGAGCTGTCCGCGTGCTTCGCTCGGGCGTCTGACAGCCTCAAGACGGGGAACAGGCAGGCCTTCTCcatggagctgcagagaaaactgcAAGAGCTCGA GTACAAGAGGCTGACGCTGCTTCAGCAGACAAAACATCTGTCGACTGTAAACGGCTTCACAGAAGACGCAGGACAAGCCGCTGATCTTGAATCTGTGGAGCGTTCCATCTTAAACCACAGAGACCTCCTCCGCCAGGTCACATCCTACCCAAACAGGAAGCTCAAACAACCGGACTTCCTGCCCTACGACCCCGCCGACTCCCTCACTGATCCCACTGCTCTGCTGCCCACTGAGCAGAGCCCCCCCACGCCCAGCCCCTGCAGGTCGGAGCACAGCCTGAAGCCCCTGCAGGAGCTCTGCAACGACTACTTCCTCTCCTTGACAAAGGAGCAGCTGGGGGACACAGAGCGCCGCCTCCGAGGCGACAGGAGCGTCCTGCGAACTGTACGGGTCTCGCGTTCCTTGTCCAGGAAGCTCGCGCTCACCAACTTCCTGTTTGAATACTGGAGCACCGAgaacgaagaggaggaggagaaggaggtcgCTGAGCTGCCGAGGGCGAGTCAGAGCGGGGTCAGGCGGACCAGCTCTGAACTCATGAGCCTGGAGTCTTTCTACTCCTGCGTGGAGGAGATCCCCATCAAGCTGGAGGCCGGAGGGacgctgacctctgaccccagcgttgtcatggagatggcAGGAAGCGTGAGCAGCAGCGACAGCATTGAAGTGCTCGGCACAGAGAAATCGTATCGGACGCAGCATGACGTCGATGGATCCGACAGCAGAG AAGCAGCTGACAGTTTCCTCTCCTCAGCAGAAACCCCGGTCATGCTGATGGACCCCCCCTTCAGACGAGTCCCGGTCGACACCGGTGCCAGACGCGGGCGGGCGTACGCCAGACGAGCCAACAGCGAGGACAGCATCGAGGTCCTGAGCACCACCGAGTCCATCTTCCCCGACGACCTCACCGccatcacagaggaggaggcggagcagCAGCCTCTGAGCAACGGCTtcgacgacgaggaggaggagacgctgaCAGAGCGCAGACCTGAGGAGAAGATCCTGAATGTGACCGGTGGAGGACATGAACATGGAAACAGTCAGTTTGctcagagagaggaaggtgatGAAGACGAGCCTCTAAAGGAAATAACTGTCGGTGATGGCGTCGAGATCAAAGAGGAGCCAGTCGAGTGCTGGAAGAAGAATCAAGAGCGTGAAGACGAGAGTCCTGAGAAAACGTCCAACATTCTGCAAG TCCATGAAGCAGTGGAGCCGATGCCCAACTCGTCCAAAGTCCATCAGATGTTCCAGTGGATGGACCTCCATGTGAACTTGGCCCCCCCCGTGGCCCCGGCGGAGGCTGACCATTGGTCCCCGCCCCGCGCTCCTCTCAGGCTGCCGAGCATCGACGAAGCGTCGGACTGCGCCAGCTTCACAGGCTCCTCAGACCCTCCCTCCCCCACTCAGAACATCCACATCAACACCCGCtcagacaagaggaggaggaaggccgGTCTCCGAGCCCTGAGGTTCGTCAAGCACAACTCCTTCTCCCATCACGCCGTGTTCTGCCTCTTGAGCGGCCGGCCGCTGGTGGTCATCGGAGGAGACGAGAGCCTGGTGAGGAAGCTGGTGGACGCTCTGAGTCTCTTCCTGCCGGCGCCTGACAGAAACGCCGTGACGCCGTGTCTGACCACGCCCCTTCAACTGACTGACCTGCTCACCTGGAGACTGATCGGAATACACAG atccccctccagctcctcgtccAGCATCATTCACTCCCTGAGCCGCTACAGTCGTTATCTGGCTCTGCTGGACCTGGACCAGAGGACGCTGCGCTGTCCGTCCTACTCCGGCTCCCTCATCAGCAGAATGGCCGATCCTCACAGTGGCATCAGCCGCGGCGTCACCTACCTGCTGCACCTGGAGAGCTGCCTGACCGCGCTGGTCAACCAGGCTCTGCTGTACACGTTCCGTCCTGCTTCACGCCGTCCGAACGCCGCGGGAGGGCCGGACAGTACCGGCGGAAAAGAGGATCTCTACACTCCAAGACTGTGCAGCAGTGAACAGGATGTGAGAGTGATGAACTTCCTGTCCGAGCTCATCAAACAGCGCCACGCAGGACGCGGACCCCCGGTTTTGAGATTCTCCTACAGCGCGGTGCAGCTTCACAGAAACACGTACACAACATGA